The Chelonia mydas isolate rCheMyd1 chromosome 3, rCheMyd1.pri.v2, whole genome shotgun sequence genome includes a region encoding these proteins:
- the BCLAF1 gene encoding bcl-2-associated transcription factor 1 isoform X2 has product MGRSNSRSHSSRSKSRSQSTSRSRSRSHSRKKRYSSRSRSRTYSRSRSRDRVYSRDYRRDYRNNRGMRRPYGYRGRGRGYYQGGGGRYHRGGYRPVWNRRHSRSPRRGRSRSRSPKRRSVSSQRSRSRSRRSYRSSRSPRSSSSRSSSPYSKSPVSSKRRGSLEKQAKKTEGAPLQDSPLKSKSQDEQKDTFEHDPSESLDDFNKSSAASGDIWPGLSAYDNSPRSPHSPSIASPPSQSSSCSDAPLLSTVHSAKNTPQHSHSIQHSPERSGSGSLGNGSSRYSPSQNSPLHHIPSRRSPGKTIPSQSAPREEARMRSFYPEVGEQETAKGGKFLKRYTDEESRVYLLDRGNTREKEAQKERGSEKGRTEGEREWEDQEALDYFIGKDAGKQKFSDSEGEETEETEDYGQFRKSVLADQGKNFATASHRNAEEEGTKYKSKISMKGNRESDGFREDKSYKLKETGYVVERPSATKDKHKEDDKSSERIMVKKETQSPEQVKSEKLKELFDYSPPLHKNLDAREKSTFREESPLRIKMIASDSHRPEVKLKMAPVPLDDSNRPASLTKDRLLASTLVHSVKKEQEFRSIFDHIKLPQASKSTSESFIQHIVSLVHHVKEQYFKSAGMTLNERFTAYQKATEEHCTRQKSPEIHRRIDISPTALRKHTRLAGEERVFKEESQKGDKKLRCDSADLRHDIDRRRKERSKERGDSKGSRESSGSRKQEKTPKDYKDYKPYKDDSKQKREQDRSRSSSSSSPSSASSSSREEKDGKKERDEEFKTHHEQKEYSGFTGVSRPRGTFFRIRGRGRARGVFAGTNTGPSNSNATFQKRPKEEEWDPEYTPKSKKYFLHDDRDDGVDYWAKRGRGRGTFQRGRGRFNFKKSGSSPKWTHDKYQGDGLVEDEEETMENNEEKDRRKEEKE; this is encoded by the exons ATGGGTCGATCTAATTCTAGATCTCATTCTTCAAGATCAAAGTCCAGATCTCAGTCCACTTCTAGGTCAAGGTCCAGATCACATTCTAGAAAAAAGAGATACAG ttCTAGGTCTCGGTCTAGGACCTATTCACGATCTCGCAGTAGGGATCGTGTTTATTCTAGAGATTATCGCAGAGATTACAGAAATAATAGAGGAATGAGACGCCCCTATGGTTACAGAGGAAGAGGTAGAGGGTATTATCAAGGAGGAGGTGGTAGATATCATCGTGGAGGTTACAGACCTGTCTGGAATCGAAGACACTCCCGAAGCCCTAGGCGGGGTCGTTCACGTTCCAGAAGTCCAAAGCGAAGGTCTGTGTCTTCCCAGAGGTCCAGGAGCAGATCTCGTCGATCTTACAGATCTTCCAGGTCTCCAAGGTCCTCTTCATCTCGTTCTTCATCCCCATACAGCAAATCTCCTGTCTCTTCCAAAAGACGTGGGTCTCTGGAAAAGCAGGCTAAGAAAACTGAGGGAGCTCCTTTGCAAGATAGCCCTTTAAAAAGTAAATCACAGGATGAACAGAAAGATACATTTGAACATGACCCATCTGAGTCCCTTGACGACTTTAACAAATCATCAGCAGCTTCTGGTGACATTTGGCCTGGCCTTTCAGCATATGATAACAGTCCAAGGTCACCCCATAGTCCTTCTATTGCCTCCCCACCCAGTCAGAGTTCATCTTGCTCTGATGCCCCCTTGCTCAGCACAGTTCACTCAGCTAAAAACACACCTCAACATTCACATTCCATTCAACATAGCCCTGAGAGGTCTGGCTCTGGTTCCCTTGGAAATGGTTCCAGTCGCTACAGTCCTTCTCAGAACAGCCCATTGCATCACATCCCTTCAAGGAGAAGCCCTGGAAAGACAATCCCTTCACAGAGTGCTCCACGTGAGGAGGCTCGAATGCGCTCATTTTATCCCGAAGTTGGGGAACAGGAAACTGCAAAGGGTGGAAAGTTTCTAAAAAG GTACACAGATGAAGAGTCTAGAGTATACCTGCTTGATAGGGGTAATACCAGGGAGAAAGAGGCCCAGAAGGAGAGAGGATCAGAAAAAGGGAGGACAGAGGGAGAAAGGGAATGGGAGGATCAGGAAGCTTTAGATTATTTCATTGGTAAGGATGCTGGGAAGCAAAAGTTTAGTGACTCTgaaggggaggagacagaggagacagaggattATGGACAGTTCAGAAAATCTGTCCTCGCAGATCAGGGTAAAAATTTTGCTACTGCATCTCACCGGAATGCTGAGGAGGAAGGAACCAAATACAAATCTAAAATTTCAATGAAGGGCAATAGAGAGAGTGATGGATTTAGAGAAGACAAGAGTTATAAACTTAAAGAGACTGGCTATGTAGTGGAAAGGCCTAGTGCAACAAAAGATAAGCACAAGGAAGACGACAAAAGTTCTGAGAGAATAATGGTGAAGAAAGAAACTCAGTCACCTGAGCAGGTAAAGTCTGAAAAGCTCAAAGAACTCTTTGATTACAGTCCCCCTCTACACAAGAATCTGGATGCGAGAGAAAAATCCACCTTCCGAGAGGAGAGCCCACTTAGGATCAAAATGATAGCCAGTGACTCCCATCGTCCTGAAGTTAAGCTCAAAATGGCACCGGTACCTCTTGATGATTCCAATAG ACCTGCTTCCTTGACTAAAGACAGGCTGCTTGCTAGTACGCTTGTCCATTCTGTCAAGAAGGAGCAAGAGTTCCGATCCATCTTTGACCACATTAAGTTGCCACAGGCCAGCAAAAGCACATCAGAGTCATTTATTCAGCACATTGTGTCTTTGGTTCATCATGTCAAAG AACAATACTTCAAGTCAGCTGGAATGACCCTAAATGAGAGGTTCACTGCATATCAAAAAGCTACTGAAGAACATTGCACCCGGCAAAAGAGCCCAGAAATACACAG gAGGATTGACATCTCTCCAACTGCCCTGAGGAAGCATACCCGTTTAGCAGGTGAAGAGAGAGTCTTTAAAGAAGAAAGTCAAAAA GGAGATAAAAAATTAAGATGCGATTCTGCTGATCTTCGGCACGACATTGACCGTCGTAGAAAAGAGCGAAGTAAAGAACGAGGGGACTCTAAAGGTtccagggaaagcagtggatcAAGAAAGCAGGAGAAAACTCCAAAAGATTACAAGGATTACAAACCATACAAAGATGACAG taaacaAAAAAGAGAGCAAGACCGTTCTCGATCTTCCTCATCTTCATCCCCGTCTTCCGCCTCATCCAGTTCACGAGAAGAAAAAGATGGCAAGAAAGAAAGAGATGAAGAGTTCAAAACCCACCATGAGCAGAAAGAATATTCAGGTTTTACAGGAGTCAGCAGGCCGAGAGGCACCTTT TTTCGAATTAGGGGCAGAGGAAGAGCCAGAGGAGTTTTTGCTGGAACAAATACTGGTCCCAGCAACTCAAATGCTACTTTTCAAAAGAGACCGAAGGAAGAGGAGTGGGATCCTGAATATACCCCAAAAAGCAAGAAATACTTCTTG CATGATGACAGAGATGATGGTGTGGATTATTGGGCCAAAAGAGGAAGAGGCCGTGGCACTTTCCAGCGTGGCAGAGGGCGGTTTAACTTCAAAAAATCAGGTAGCAGTCCAAAGTGGACACATGACAAATACCAAGGGGATGGGCTTGTGGAAGATGAAGAAGAAACAatggaaaataatgaagaaaaggacAGACGCAAAGAAGAAAAG GAGTAA
- the BCLAF1 gene encoding bcl-2-associated transcription factor 1 isoform X3 codes for MGRSNSRSHSSRSKSRSQSTSRSRSRSHSRKKRYSSRSRSRTYSRSRSRDRVYSRDYRRDYRNNRGMRRPYGYRGRGRGYYQGGGGRYHRGGYRPVWNRRHSRSPRRGRSRSRSPKRRSVSSQRSRSRSRRSYRSSRSPRSSSSRSSSPYSKSPVSSKRRGSLEKQAKKTEGAPLQDSPLKSKSQDEQKDTFEHDPSESLDDFNKSSAASGDIWPGLSAYDNSPRSPHSPSIASPPSQSSSCSDAPLLSTVHSAKNTPQHSHSIQHSPERSGSGSLGNGSSRYSPSQNSPLHHIPSRRSPGKTIPSQSAPREEARMRSFYPEVGEQETAKGGKFLKRYTDEESRVYLLDRGNTREKEAQKERGSEKGRTEGEREWEDQEALDYFIGKDAGKQKFSDSEGEETEETEDYGQFRKSVLADQGKNFATASHRNAEEEGTKYKSKISMKGNRESDGFREDKSYKLKETGYVVERPSATKDKHKEDDKSSERIMVKKETQSPEQVKSEKLKELFDYSPPLHKNLDAREKSTFREESPLRIKMIASDSHRPEVKLKMAPVPLDDSNRPASLTKDRLLASTLVHSVKKEQEFRSIFDHIKLPQASKSTSESFIQHIVSLVHHVKEQYFKSAGMTLNERFTAYQKATEEHCTRQKSPEIHRRIDISPTALRKHTRLAGEERVFKEESQKGDKKLRCDSADLRHDIDRRRKERSKERGDSKGSRESSGSRKQEKTPKDYKDYKPYKDDSKQKREQDRSRSSSSSSPSSASSSSREEKDGKKERDEEFKTHHEQKEYSGFTGVSRPRGTFFRIRGRGRARGVFAGTNTGPSNSNATFQKRPKEEEWDPEYTPKSKKYFLHDDRDDGVDYWAKRGRGRGTFQRGRGRFNFKKSGVM; via the exons ATGGGTCGATCTAATTCTAGATCTCATTCTTCAAGATCAAAGTCCAGATCTCAGTCCACTTCTAGGTCAAGGTCCAGATCACATTCTAGAAAAAAGAGATACAG ttCTAGGTCTCGGTCTAGGACCTATTCACGATCTCGCAGTAGGGATCGTGTTTATTCTAGAGATTATCGCAGAGATTACAGAAATAATAGAGGAATGAGACGCCCCTATGGTTACAGAGGAAGAGGTAGAGGGTATTATCAAGGAGGAGGTGGTAGATATCATCGTGGAGGTTACAGACCTGTCTGGAATCGAAGACACTCCCGAAGCCCTAGGCGGGGTCGTTCACGTTCCAGAAGTCCAAAGCGAAGGTCTGTGTCTTCCCAGAGGTCCAGGAGCAGATCTCGTCGATCTTACAGATCTTCCAGGTCTCCAAGGTCCTCTTCATCTCGTTCTTCATCCCCATACAGCAAATCTCCTGTCTCTTCCAAAAGACGTGGGTCTCTGGAAAAGCAGGCTAAGAAAACTGAGGGAGCTCCTTTGCAAGATAGCCCTTTAAAAAGTAAATCACAGGATGAACAGAAAGATACATTTGAACATGACCCATCTGAGTCCCTTGACGACTTTAACAAATCATCAGCAGCTTCTGGTGACATTTGGCCTGGCCTTTCAGCATATGATAACAGTCCAAGGTCACCCCATAGTCCTTCTATTGCCTCCCCACCCAGTCAGAGTTCATCTTGCTCTGATGCCCCCTTGCTCAGCACAGTTCACTCAGCTAAAAACACACCTCAACATTCACATTCCATTCAACATAGCCCTGAGAGGTCTGGCTCTGGTTCCCTTGGAAATGGTTCCAGTCGCTACAGTCCTTCTCAGAACAGCCCATTGCATCACATCCCTTCAAGGAGAAGCCCTGGAAAGACAATCCCTTCACAGAGTGCTCCACGTGAGGAGGCTCGAATGCGCTCATTTTATCCCGAAGTTGGGGAACAGGAAACTGCAAAGGGTGGAAAGTTTCTAAAAAG GTACACAGATGAAGAGTCTAGAGTATACCTGCTTGATAGGGGTAATACCAGGGAGAAAGAGGCCCAGAAGGAGAGAGGATCAGAAAAAGGGAGGACAGAGGGAGAAAGGGAATGGGAGGATCAGGAAGCTTTAGATTATTTCATTGGTAAGGATGCTGGGAAGCAAAAGTTTAGTGACTCTgaaggggaggagacagaggagacagaggattATGGACAGTTCAGAAAATCTGTCCTCGCAGATCAGGGTAAAAATTTTGCTACTGCATCTCACCGGAATGCTGAGGAGGAAGGAACCAAATACAAATCTAAAATTTCAATGAAGGGCAATAGAGAGAGTGATGGATTTAGAGAAGACAAGAGTTATAAACTTAAAGAGACTGGCTATGTAGTGGAAAGGCCTAGTGCAACAAAAGATAAGCACAAGGAAGACGACAAAAGTTCTGAGAGAATAATGGTGAAGAAAGAAACTCAGTCACCTGAGCAGGTAAAGTCTGAAAAGCTCAAAGAACTCTTTGATTACAGTCCCCCTCTACACAAGAATCTGGATGCGAGAGAAAAATCCACCTTCCGAGAGGAGAGCCCACTTAGGATCAAAATGATAGCCAGTGACTCCCATCGTCCTGAAGTTAAGCTCAAAATGGCACCGGTACCTCTTGATGATTCCAATAG ACCTGCTTCCTTGACTAAAGACAGGCTGCTTGCTAGTACGCTTGTCCATTCTGTCAAGAAGGAGCAAGAGTTCCGATCCATCTTTGACCACATTAAGTTGCCACAGGCCAGCAAAAGCACATCAGAGTCATTTATTCAGCACATTGTGTCTTTGGTTCATCATGTCAAAG AACAATACTTCAAGTCAGCTGGAATGACCCTAAATGAGAGGTTCACTGCATATCAAAAAGCTACTGAAGAACATTGCACCCGGCAAAAGAGCCCAGAAATACACAG gAGGATTGACATCTCTCCAACTGCCCTGAGGAAGCATACCCGTTTAGCAGGTGAAGAGAGAGTCTTTAAAGAAGAAAGTCAAAAA GGAGATAAAAAATTAAGATGCGATTCTGCTGATCTTCGGCACGACATTGACCGTCGTAGAAAAGAGCGAAGTAAAGAACGAGGGGACTCTAAAGGTtccagggaaagcagtggatcAAGAAAGCAGGAGAAAACTCCAAAAGATTACAAGGATTACAAACCATACAAAGATGACAG taaacaAAAAAGAGAGCAAGACCGTTCTCGATCTTCCTCATCTTCATCCCCGTCTTCCGCCTCATCCAGTTCACGAGAAGAAAAAGATGGCAAGAAAGAAAGAGATGAAGAGTTCAAAACCCACCATGAGCAGAAAGAATATTCAGGTTTTACAGGAGTCAGCAGGCCGAGAGGCACCTTT TTTCGAATTAGGGGCAGAGGAAGAGCCAGAGGAGTTTTTGCTGGAACAAATACTGGTCCCAGCAACTCAAATGCTACTTTTCAAAAGAGACCGAAGGAAGAGGAGTGGGATCCTGAATATACCCCAAAAAGCAAGAAATACTTCTTG CATGATGACAGAGATGATGGTGTGGATTATTGGGCCAAAAGAGGAAGAGGCCGTGGCACTTTCCAGCGTGGCAGAGGGCGGTTTAACTTCAAAAAATCAG GAGTAATGTGA
- the BCLAF1 gene encoding bcl-2-associated transcription factor 1 isoform X6 — protein sequence MGRSNSRSHSSRSKSRSQSTSRSRSRSHSRKKRYSSRSRSRTYSRSRSRDRVYSRDYRRDYRNNRGMRRPYGYRGRGRGYYQGGGGRYHRGGYRPVWNRRHSRSPRRGRSRSRSPKRRSVSSQRSRSRSRRSYRSSRSPRSSSSRSSSPYSKSPVSSKRRGSLEKQAKKTEGAPLQDSPLKSKSQDEQKDTFEHDPSESLDDFNKSSAASGDIWPGLSAYDNSPRSPHSPSIASPPSQSSSCSDAPLLSTVHSAKNTPQHSHSIQHSPERSGSGSLGNGSSRYSPSQNSPLHHIPSRRSPGKTIPSQSAPREEARMRSFYPEVGEQETAKGGKFLKSPPLHKNLDAREKSTFREESPLRIKMIASDSHRPEVKLKMAPVPLDDSNRPASLTKDRLLASTLVHSVKKEQEFRSIFDHIKLPQASKSTSESFIQHIVSLVHHVKEQYFKSAGMTLNERFTAYQKATEEHCTRQKSPEIHRRIDISPTALRKHTRLAGEERVFKEESQKGDKKLRCDSADLRHDIDRRRKERSKERGDSKGSRESSGSRKQEKTPKDYKDYKPYKDDSKQKREQDRSRSSSSSSPSSASSSSREEKDGKKERDEEFKTHHEQKEYSGFTGVSRPRGTFFRIRGRGRARGVFAGTNTGPSNSNATFQKRPKEEEWDPEYTPKSKKYFLHDDRDDGVDYWAKRGRGRGTFQRGRGRFNFKKSGSSPKWTHDKYQGDGLVEDEEETMENNEEKDRRKEEKE from the exons ATGGGTCGATCTAATTCTAGATCTCATTCTTCAAGATCAAAGTCCAGATCTCAGTCCACTTCTAGGTCAAGGTCCAGATCACATTCTAGAAAAAAGAGATACAG ttCTAGGTCTCGGTCTAGGACCTATTCACGATCTCGCAGTAGGGATCGTGTTTATTCTAGAGATTATCGCAGAGATTACAGAAATAATAGAGGAATGAGACGCCCCTATGGTTACAGAGGAAGAGGTAGAGGGTATTATCAAGGAGGAGGTGGTAGATATCATCGTGGAGGTTACAGACCTGTCTGGAATCGAAGACACTCCCGAAGCCCTAGGCGGGGTCGTTCACGTTCCAGAAGTCCAAAGCGAAGGTCTGTGTCTTCCCAGAGGTCCAGGAGCAGATCTCGTCGATCTTACAGATCTTCCAGGTCTCCAAGGTCCTCTTCATCTCGTTCTTCATCCCCATACAGCAAATCTCCTGTCTCTTCCAAAAGACGTGGGTCTCTGGAAAAGCAGGCTAAGAAAACTGAGGGAGCTCCTTTGCAAGATAGCCCTTTAAAAAGTAAATCACAGGATGAACAGAAAGATACATTTGAACATGACCCATCTGAGTCCCTTGACGACTTTAACAAATCATCAGCAGCTTCTGGTGACATTTGGCCTGGCCTTTCAGCATATGATAACAGTCCAAGGTCACCCCATAGTCCTTCTATTGCCTCCCCACCCAGTCAGAGTTCATCTTGCTCTGATGCCCCCTTGCTCAGCACAGTTCACTCAGCTAAAAACACACCTCAACATTCACATTCCATTCAACATAGCCCTGAGAGGTCTGGCTCTGGTTCCCTTGGAAATGGTTCCAGTCGCTACAGTCCTTCTCAGAACAGCCCATTGCATCACATCCCTTCAAGGAGAAGCCCTGGAAAGACAATCCCTTCACAGAGTGCTCCACGTGAGGAGGCTCGAATGCGCTCATTTTATCCCGAAGTTGGGGAACAGGAAACTGCAAAGGGTGGAAAGTTTCTAAAAAG TCCCCCTCTACACAAGAATCTGGATGCGAGAGAAAAATCCACCTTCCGAGAGGAGAGCCCACTTAGGATCAAAATGATAGCCAGTGACTCCCATCGTCCTGAAGTTAAGCTCAAAATGGCACCGGTACCTCTTGATGATTCCAATAG ACCTGCTTCCTTGACTAAAGACAGGCTGCTTGCTAGTACGCTTGTCCATTCTGTCAAGAAGGAGCAAGAGTTCCGATCCATCTTTGACCACATTAAGTTGCCACAGGCCAGCAAAAGCACATCAGAGTCATTTATTCAGCACATTGTGTCTTTGGTTCATCATGTCAAAG AACAATACTTCAAGTCAGCTGGAATGACCCTAAATGAGAGGTTCACTGCATATCAAAAAGCTACTGAAGAACATTGCACCCGGCAAAAGAGCCCAGAAATACACAG gAGGATTGACATCTCTCCAACTGCCCTGAGGAAGCATACCCGTTTAGCAGGTGAAGAGAGAGTCTTTAAAGAAGAAAGTCAAAAA GGAGATAAAAAATTAAGATGCGATTCTGCTGATCTTCGGCACGACATTGACCGTCGTAGAAAAGAGCGAAGTAAAGAACGAGGGGACTCTAAAGGTtccagggaaagcagtggatcAAGAAAGCAGGAGAAAACTCCAAAAGATTACAAGGATTACAAACCATACAAAGATGACAG taaacaAAAAAGAGAGCAAGACCGTTCTCGATCTTCCTCATCTTCATCCCCGTCTTCCGCCTCATCCAGTTCACGAGAAGAAAAAGATGGCAAGAAAGAAAGAGATGAAGAGTTCAAAACCCACCATGAGCAGAAAGAATATTCAGGTTTTACAGGAGTCAGCAGGCCGAGAGGCACCTTT TTTCGAATTAGGGGCAGAGGAAGAGCCAGAGGAGTTTTTGCTGGAACAAATACTGGTCCCAGCAACTCAAATGCTACTTTTCAAAAGAGACCGAAGGAAGAGGAGTGGGATCCTGAATATACCCCAAAAAGCAAGAAATACTTCTTG CATGATGACAGAGATGATGGTGTGGATTATTGGGCCAAAAGAGGAAGAGGCCGTGGCACTTTCCAGCGTGGCAGAGGGCGGTTTAACTTCAAAAAATCAGGTAGCAGTCCAAAGTGGACACATGACAAATACCAAGGGGATGGGCTTGTGGAAGATGAAGAAGAAACAatggaaaataatgaagaaaaggacAGACGCAAAGAAGAAAAG GAGTAA
- the BCLAF1 gene encoding bcl-2-associated transcription factor 1 isoform X1, which produces MGRSNSRSHSSRSKSRSQSTSRSRSRSHSRKKRYSSRSRSRTYSRSRSRDRVYSRDYRRDYRNNRGMRRPYGYRGRGRGYYQGGGGRYHRGGYRPVWNRRHSRSPRRGRSRSRSPKRRSVSSQRSRSRSRRSYRSSRSPRSSSSRSSSPYSKSPVSSKRRGSLEKQAKKTEGAPLQDSPLKSKSQDEQKDTFEHDPSESLDDFNKSSAASGDIWPGLSAYDNSPRSPHSPSIASPPSQSSSCSDAPLLSTVHSAKNTPQHSHSIQHSPERSGSGSLGNGSSRYSPSQNSPLHHIPSRRSPGKTIPSQSAPREEARMRSFYPEVGEQETAKGGKFLKRYTDEESRVYLLDRGNTREKEAQKERGSEKGRTEGEREWEDQEALDYFIGKDAGKQKFSDSEGEETEETEDYGQFRKSVLADQGKNFATASHRNAEEEGTKYKSKISMKGNRESDGFREDKSYKLKETGYVVERPSATKDKHKEDDKSSERIMVKKETQSPEQVKSEKLKELFDYSPPLHKNLDAREKSTFREESPLRIKMIASDSHRPEVKLKMAPVPLDDSNRPASLTKDRLLASTLVHSVKKEQEFRSIFDHIKLPQASKSTSESFIQHIVSLVHHVKEQYFKSAGMTLNERFTAYQKATEEHCTRQKSPEIHRRIDISPTALRKHTRLAGEERVFKEESQKGDKKLRCDSADLRHDIDRRRKERSKERGDSKGSRESSGSRKQEKTPKDYKDYKPYKDDSKQKREQDRSRSSSSSSPSSASSSSREEKDGKKERDEEFKTHHEQKEYSGFTGVSRPRGTFFRIRGRGRARGVFAGTNTGPSNSNATFQKRPKEEEWDPEYTPKSKKYFLHDDRDDGVDYWAKRGRGRGTFQRGRGRFNFKKSGSSPKWTHDKYQGDGLVEDEEETMENNEEKDRRKEEKVENSGLSVN; this is translated from the exons ATGGGTCGATCTAATTCTAGATCTCATTCTTCAAGATCAAAGTCCAGATCTCAGTCCACTTCTAGGTCAAGGTCCAGATCACATTCTAGAAAAAAGAGATACAG ttCTAGGTCTCGGTCTAGGACCTATTCACGATCTCGCAGTAGGGATCGTGTTTATTCTAGAGATTATCGCAGAGATTACAGAAATAATAGAGGAATGAGACGCCCCTATGGTTACAGAGGAAGAGGTAGAGGGTATTATCAAGGAGGAGGTGGTAGATATCATCGTGGAGGTTACAGACCTGTCTGGAATCGAAGACACTCCCGAAGCCCTAGGCGGGGTCGTTCACGTTCCAGAAGTCCAAAGCGAAGGTCTGTGTCTTCCCAGAGGTCCAGGAGCAGATCTCGTCGATCTTACAGATCTTCCAGGTCTCCAAGGTCCTCTTCATCTCGTTCTTCATCCCCATACAGCAAATCTCCTGTCTCTTCCAAAAGACGTGGGTCTCTGGAAAAGCAGGCTAAGAAAACTGAGGGAGCTCCTTTGCAAGATAGCCCTTTAAAAAGTAAATCACAGGATGAACAGAAAGATACATTTGAACATGACCCATCTGAGTCCCTTGACGACTTTAACAAATCATCAGCAGCTTCTGGTGACATTTGGCCTGGCCTTTCAGCATATGATAACAGTCCAAGGTCACCCCATAGTCCTTCTATTGCCTCCCCACCCAGTCAGAGTTCATCTTGCTCTGATGCCCCCTTGCTCAGCACAGTTCACTCAGCTAAAAACACACCTCAACATTCACATTCCATTCAACATAGCCCTGAGAGGTCTGGCTCTGGTTCCCTTGGAAATGGTTCCAGTCGCTACAGTCCTTCTCAGAACAGCCCATTGCATCACATCCCTTCAAGGAGAAGCCCTGGAAAGACAATCCCTTCACAGAGTGCTCCACGTGAGGAGGCTCGAATGCGCTCATTTTATCCCGAAGTTGGGGAACAGGAAACTGCAAAGGGTGGAAAGTTTCTAAAAAG GTACACAGATGAAGAGTCTAGAGTATACCTGCTTGATAGGGGTAATACCAGGGAGAAAGAGGCCCAGAAGGAGAGAGGATCAGAAAAAGGGAGGACAGAGGGAGAAAGGGAATGGGAGGATCAGGAAGCTTTAGATTATTTCATTGGTAAGGATGCTGGGAAGCAAAAGTTTAGTGACTCTgaaggggaggagacagaggagacagaggattATGGACAGTTCAGAAAATCTGTCCTCGCAGATCAGGGTAAAAATTTTGCTACTGCATCTCACCGGAATGCTGAGGAGGAAGGAACCAAATACAAATCTAAAATTTCAATGAAGGGCAATAGAGAGAGTGATGGATTTAGAGAAGACAAGAGTTATAAACTTAAAGAGACTGGCTATGTAGTGGAAAGGCCTAGTGCAACAAAAGATAAGCACAAGGAAGACGACAAAAGTTCTGAGAGAATAATGGTGAAGAAAGAAACTCAGTCACCTGAGCAGGTAAAGTCTGAAAAGCTCAAAGAACTCTTTGATTACAGTCCCCCTCTACACAAGAATCTGGATGCGAGAGAAAAATCCACCTTCCGAGAGGAGAGCCCACTTAGGATCAAAATGATAGCCAGTGACTCCCATCGTCCTGAAGTTAAGCTCAAAATGGCACCGGTACCTCTTGATGATTCCAATAG ACCTGCTTCCTTGACTAAAGACAGGCTGCTTGCTAGTACGCTTGTCCATTCTGTCAAGAAGGAGCAAGAGTTCCGATCCATCTTTGACCACATTAAGTTGCCACAGGCCAGCAAAAGCACATCAGAGTCATTTATTCAGCACATTGTGTCTTTGGTTCATCATGTCAAAG AACAATACTTCAAGTCAGCTGGAATGACCCTAAATGAGAGGTTCACTGCATATCAAAAAGCTACTGAAGAACATTGCACCCGGCAAAAGAGCCCAGAAATACACAG gAGGATTGACATCTCTCCAACTGCCCTGAGGAAGCATACCCGTTTAGCAGGTGAAGAGAGAGTCTTTAAAGAAGAAAGTCAAAAA GGAGATAAAAAATTAAGATGCGATTCTGCTGATCTTCGGCACGACATTGACCGTCGTAGAAAAGAGCGAAGTAAAGAACGAGGGGACTCTAAAGGTtccagggaaagcagtggatcAAGAAAGCAGGAGAAAACTCCAAAAGATTACAAGGATTACAAACCATACAAAGATGACAG taaacaAAAAAGAGAGCAAGACCGTTCTCGATCTTCCTCATCTTCATCCCCGTCTTCCGCCTCATCCAGTTCACGAGAAGAAAAAGATGGCAAGAAAGAAAGAGATGAAGAGTTCAAAACCCACCATGAGCAGAAAGAATATTCAGGTTTTACAGGAGTCAGCAGGCCGAGAGGCACCTTT TTTCGAATTAGGGGCAGAGGAAGAGCCAGAGGAGTTTTTGCTGGAACAAATACTGGTCCCAGCAACTCAAATGCTACTTTTCAAAAGAGACCGAAGGAAGAGGAGTGGGATCCTGAATATACCCCAAAAAGCAAGAAATACTTCTTG CATGATGACAGAGATGATGGTGTGGATTATTGGGCCAAAAGAGGAAGAGGCCGTGGCACTTTCCAGCGTGGCAGAGGGCGGTTTAACTTCAAAAAATCAGGTAGCAGTCCAAAGTGGACACATGACAAATACCAAGGGGATGGGCTTGTGGAAGATGAAGAAGAAACAatggaaaataatgaagaaaaggacAGACGCAAAGAAGAAAAGGTAGAAAACTCTGGCTTGTCGGTGAATTGA